A genomic region of Vitis vinifera cultivar Pinot Noir 40024 chromosome 7, ASM3070453v1 contains the following coding sequences:
- the LOC100246409 gene encoding prunin 1 Pru du 6.0101: MAKRLCLLLCFLVLFQCCMGRQQTSRQQKECRISRLNAQRPSNRIQSEAGVTEVFDHNNEQFQCAGVAVVRYTIEPRGLLLPSYVNAPQLMYFVQGRGLQGIMITGCPETFQSFQESQQGQEQQEQGQQGQQGEQGQQGQQGQQGQQGQQGQQFRGDQHQKIREVEEGDVFAVPVGTGHFIYNNGDRQLIVVSVLDTSNDANQLDFQPRRFYLAGNPQNEFQQQQQQQQGSEGQQQQQEGGGSEGRGQESSGDNIFSGFDAQQLAEAFNVDVQLIRKLQGQNDRRGNIVRVEGGLQAVLPPRGQQERGEQQQDHFHARGNGYEETICSLRLKQNIGDPWRADVYTPRGGHRSSVTGYDLPILRKVVRLSAHQGRLHQGAMVLPYYNVNAHSILYAIRGRARIQVVQQQGQNVFNEEVQQGQVLIIPQNFAALIKARDSGFEYVAIKTHENAMINTLAGNLSLLRAMPLQVISSAYQVSNNQARQLKHNRQESTIAPPGSSRSEYRASA, encoded by the exons ATGGCTAAGAGGCTCTGCCTTTTGCTTTGCTTTCTTGTTCTCTTTCAGTGCTGCATGGGCCGGCAGCAAACGTCTAGGCAGCAAAAGGAGTGTAGGATCTCCAGACTCAATGCTCAGAGACCGTCCAACCGCATCCAGTCAGAAGCCGGTGTAACCGAGGTCTTTGATCATAACAATGAGCAATTCCAGTGCGCGGGTGTGGCTGTTGTTCGCTATACTATTGAACCCAGAGGCTTGCTTTTGCCTTCCTACGTCAACGCGCCTCAACTCATGTACTTCGTCCAAG GTAGAGGTTTACAGGGAATCATGATCACTGGTTGTCCCGAAACTTTCCAGTCATTCCAAGAATCTCAGCAAGGTCAAGAACAACAAGAACAAGGACAACAAGGACAACAAGGAGAACAAGGCCAGCAAGGACAGCAGGGACAACAAGGCCAGCAAGGACAACAAGGCCAGCAATTCCGTGGAGACCAACATCAGAAGATCCGAGAGGTCGAAGAGGGTGATGTTTTTGCAGTGCCCGTCGGAACTGGGCATTTTATCTACAACAACGGTGACAGACAGCTTATTGTAGTTTCTGTCCTCGACACCAGCAATGACGCCAACCAGCTTGATTTCCAGCCTAGA AGGTTCTATCTTGCAGGCAACCCACAAAATGAATTCCAGCAAcagcagcaacaacaacaaGGAAGTGAGGGCCAGCAGCAACAGCAAGAAGGGGGCGGCAGTGAGGGTAGAGGGCAAGAGAGTTCCGGGGACAACATCTTCAGTGGTTTCGATGCACAGCAGTTGGCTGAGGCATTTAACGTGGATGTCCAGCTCATAAGGAAGCTTCAGGGCCAAAATGACAGGAGGGGCAACATAGTGAGAGTGGAGGGAGGCCTACAGGCAGTGTTGCCACCAAGGGGACAACAGGAGCGAGGAGAGCAACAGCAAGATCACTTCCATGCACGCGGAAATGGCTATGAAGAGACCATATGCAGCTTGAGGCTCAAACAAAACATCGGTGATCCATGGAGAGCAGATGTCTACACACCTAGAGGTGGACACAGGAGCAGCGTCACCGGCTATGATCTTCCAATTCTCAGAAAGGTTGTTAGATTAAGTGCTCATCAGGGACGTCTTCATCAG GGCGCAATGGTGCTACCATACTACAACGTGAATGCCCACAGTATACTCTACGCTATAAGAGGCCGTGCCAGGATTCAGGTAGTCCAACAGCAGGGCCAGAACGTGTTCAATGAGGAAGTCCAGCAAGGTCAGGTGTTGATTATTCCACAGAACTTCGCCGCGTTGATAAAAGCAAGGGATTCAGGCTTTGAGTATGTGGCAATCAAGACTCATGAAAATGCCATGATTAACACTCTAGCAGGCAATCTTTCTCTTCTGCGGGCCATGCCATTGCAAGTCATATCCAGCGCCTACCAGGTGTCCAATAACCAGGCTAGGCAACTGAAGCATAACAGGCAGGAGAGCACTATAGCACCTCCGGGAAGTTCTAGGTCAGAGTATAGGGCTTCTGCTTAA